One region of Synechococcus sp. MU1617 genomic DNA includes:
- a CDS encoding DNA-formamidopyrimidine glycosylase → MPELPEVETVRRGLADRLVDFKIAQVEVCRPRAIASPGGPDAFVHGLCGETVGEWQRRGKYLMAALNPHGGVWGVHLRMTGQFQWHGQPSEPCKHTRVRIWNTKEEELRFVDVRSFGEMWWVPPGQAVQAVISGLTRLGPEPFSPDFSAAYLKQKLKGSSRPIKTALLDQALVAGAGNIYADECLFASGIVPFTPAGQLKLEQLGRLRDALVNVLTISIGAGGTTFSDFRDLEGVNGNYGGQAWVYRRGGEPCRSCGTPIRREKLSGRSTHWCPTCQS, encoded by the coding sequence TTGCCTGAACTCCCTGAAGTCGAGACGGTCCGTCGGGGACTGGCAGACCGTCTTGTCGACTTCAAAATTGCGCAGGTTGAGGTCTGCCGACCGAGAGCCATAGCCAGCCCAGGAGGCCCTGACGCCTTTGTCCACGGTCTCTGTGGCGAAACGGTGGGCGAGTGGCAACGCAGGGGCAAATACCTCATGGCAGCACTGAATCCCCATGGCGGTGTCTGGGGCGTTCATCTGCGGATGACTGGCCAATTCCAATGGCATGGGCAGCCTTCAGAACCGTGCAAGCACACCCGTGTTCGCATCTGGAACACCAAAGAGGAGGAACTGCGCTTTGTGGATGTTCGCAGCTTCGGGGAAATGTGGTGGGTTCCCCCTGGGCAGGCAGTTCAGGCAGTGATCAGTGGTTTAACGCGACTCGGCCCTGAACCCTTCAGCCCAGACTTCTCCGCCGCTTATCTGAAGCAGAAGCTCAAGGGCAGCAGCCGACCAATCAAAACAGCTCTGTTGGACCAAGCCTTGGTGGCCGGAGCGGGCAACATCTACGCAGATGAATGTCTGTTCGCGTCAGGCATCGTCCCCTTCACGCCGGCGGGTCAGCTGAAACTCGAACAACTGGGAAGGCTGCGCGATGCCTTGGTCAATGTTTTGACCATCAGCATTGGAGCCGGTGGAACAACCTTCAGTGATTTCCGGGATCTTGAGGGGGTGAATGGCAACTACGGCGGCCAGGCCTGGGTTTACCGGCGTGGAGGAGAACCCTGCCGCAGCTGTGGCACGCCAATTCGACGGGAGAAGCTGTCCGGCCGAAGCACCCACTGGTGCCCGACCTGTCAAAGCTGA